Within Coffea arabica cultivar ET-39 chromosome 4e, Coffea Arabica ET-39 HiFi, whole genome shotgun sequence, the genomic segment gattttctttccttttcttctgtgGTGCATTATGGGTGATTTCAACCTTACCTCTCGTTTTCAGGAGATTTCAAGTTGAATTATGCATAATTCTGTCGAATTTTGATTTCAAGTGCTCGCAGAAGCCTGAAACGTATTTTCTTGGAGCAGCCTGATTGTATTCTCGGTTGAGTTGTGGGTTTCCCCACGTGAATTTTCCACCATTGTTCCGCTGCCGAATTATATATCGGGTGAAGAGTTTGTTCAGGCTGGTTTTTGAATTTTAGTGCTGCTACTGTCTGAAGCTGATGGTGGATCTGGGATGAACTTGAAGAATTTGAATCTTGTTTGGAGATTTCACTGGTTTTAAGGTTGGAATTCATCATATACTGCTGTAATTCGATCTGAGTTCTGGAGAAATTTTGCAGAAGAGCTGATTTTTGTCAGGTGTTAATGGAGCTGCGCCAACCCAGGCCTTTTGGGACTGAAGGTAACCATGAATTCTGGTCAGCAAATGCATATGTGAATTCTGGAAGTTTTCTGTGTTTACAACTCACGGGAAGAATCAAAGCAGTATTCTGAATTCTAAAATGTTAGGTTTGAGGTTGTGAACCATGATTTAATGTGGTTTTTTCTTGTAAAAATGATACAGGAAGGAAAACCACCCATGACTTTCTTTCACTGTACTCGCCAGTCCAACAAGATCCCAGACCCCCACAAGGTAAATTCTCTTTCATGCAATGCAAACATGGTGCTTTTTTACCTCCAGAAGGAAGaggttttactttttcttttcttctaatctttttattttccttttcctttttaagCCTTCAAATTTCCATTTTGCCGTCATAATGGCTTGAAGAGAGACACAAATTCTTCTttcccatttcttcttctttgagaaaAATTTAAAAGCTTAGAGAaagtccaatttttttttcccttgatccccccccccccacccaccTCCCTTTCCCCCCGGAAAAAAGCCCAATTTTTGTAAAATGAGAGTAGTTGGAGCACGTTTAGACATGATTTGAGTCATTAGCAATCTGGAATAtgatttcaattatttttttttaacttaacagTTGTTCATGACCTAATATTTTGATTCCCATGTTTCATGTGGAAGATCAAATTGATACttcaaaataaattcaaaagtaCATGTACcacctttttaattttttatcttttcctcaagggtaaAAATCATTCCTTGGAaccatgaaaattttattctacTATTAACCTAATACCAAAAAATCGGGGtctccaaatttaattaaaaaggGTAGAATTTTACagacttttttttaatttttattgttgctttttttttttaattgtgagTGTGGTAGGCCCAGGTAGGGGAAATATCCAGGCGAAGCAAagcaggagagagagagagagagagagagagagagagagagagagagagagagagagagagagagagagtaggcTGAGGCTTGGCAATATAGCACCCACGAGTGGTGTAGTAAAAGTACCCGTGACCCCATGTTGATTGTTTGAATATATGTGGGATCTGGGCCATATGTTAGAGCCTGATAGGGTGGGTCATCACCTGGGATAGGCTGACAATTGCCGGATCCGAAAAGGGAGGGGTTGGGACTTTGCTGTTAAAACCCCCTCTCAGATTGGGTAATTTTGGTTTGGGACACCTGATTTTGGCCTGACTTTTCTTGGGTAGGACCCATTTTGCAAAGGTTGAGGAGGAggagagaggagaggagaggagagagTAGCAGCTGGAGTTTCATTTCAGGACATGcgacatcatcatcatcattgattgattcaaaaaaaaaaaactcctcaTCACTGCTTCCCGTGTAGGTGCTTACATAATTTTACATTGATTTCAGTAATTCTTTTGTCATGCAAGCAACGATCCATTCAATTATAGGGTGAGTACAGTGAAAATTGTGCTGTGAATGATCTTAAATGGTTGCAGAAGATTCATTGTTCCTGTTCCCTGTTTCGGCTACACTTCCAACGTGGGATTTATAGGAATCAAGAAAACATCTGAGTGATTGTTCTTGGTCCTTGTTCCTAGCCTACCCTTTTTACCCTGTTCGCTCTTGTacctttttcttgtattttccttggaaattttcatttgtaTTGAGTCTGCACTTGATATCATATGGTAAATTATCgatgaaataattttttattttgctagAGTAGCACTTATCTTTTTTTTAGCCAAAAACAAAGGGAAGAAGAAGACgaagaagaaaaatagaagGGAAGGAATGGAAAAATGGGGTGCAATTGTTTCCCAGTAATTTGTTGCGAAAGTTAATGTTTGGAAAAGGCAGTAGGAATGGCATAAAAGACCATTAATTGCACTCTTACGAGAATAAGTTAATGAGTCCAGCATTCATACTGTGTCTTTGTTGGAACGAACTTGTTGATGCTGCTGCTCTGTCAAAGTTCCTATGTCGAATTATTAAGGGACTTCGCATTCTGATATTGTCAATAATTTGTGATGGGTTTTCTGAGCCTTTTTCCTATCGTTTCTTTTCAACCTCCAAATGCAGGTGGCTTCCTTAAAACGCAGGACTTCTTGCAACCACTGGAGCAAGGATGTAAGAATGATGCCAAGGAGGAAGACAAAGTAGaaataaatgatttggaaaAGCCTCCACCAGCAGCTTCTCCATCTAACATAGAGCATCTTCTTCCTGGTGGTATTGGGACCTACAGCATTACTTATTTCAATCAGAGGTTCCTAAAACCGGAGGGGAATGTATACATGATGGCACAAGCAAGTAGTACCAACATAAATGACGAAAACTCAAACTGCAGTTCTTACGCAGGTGGTGGTTTCACTTTGTGGGATGAATCTGCAGTGAAAAAGGGAAAGACAGGGAAGGAGAATAATGCTGGAGATAGAGCTGTTCTTAAAGGTAACTTCTTTGAGACTTGATACTTCCGGATTATTCCCTATCAATAGAGTTGCTCTCATTGAGTACTCACACATTTAAAATCATATAAAGATGCACTTCCTGTAGTCGGGGCAGTGCTGCCATCTATATAAATGCTTGCTCAAATTGAATAACCAGCAGGTTTACTGCTATCAATATTAAAAATGCAAGTTCTGATTCTTCTGCTCTTCATGTTTTTTCAGTTGATTGACAGCAATCAATTTAATACTTCCACACTAAAATCCTTCAACACTTTGAATTTCATGTATCTGACAGAAGCAGAAGCAAATGTTGGGGCAGGGCAGTGGAGAGCATCAGCAGAACGGCCCTCACAGTCCTCGTCCAACCATAAGCTTAATGCTGCAACATTCAGCTCTCTCTCAACCTCTAAGTCAGTGACATTTCTCTCCATTCATCTTCAGACCTCAGTTTTCTGTGCACCAAATATTGTGTAGCTGCTTATAACTCTTTACTAATTTTTCCAGGCCATCTTTGGCCCAGAGGAACCAGAGTTTTGTAAATATGATAACATCGGCTAAGAGTTTTCAAgaagaggatgatgatgatgatgacgagGAAGAGTTTGTCATCAAGAAAGAGCCATCGTCACATCCCAAAGGTACCCTTCTTCAACCTTGTGTATCCATTAACAGCTTGGTTCTTATCCTTTTTTTGTACCTAGGAACGCAAATAACATCCATCTTGACAGGCAATTTGTCAGTTAAAGTTGATGGAAAAAGCACCGATCAGAAACCTAGTACTCCACGTTCAAAACACTCAGCTACAGAGCAACGTAGAAGGAGCAAGATTAATGACAGGCATGTGTACCTTCCCTTAGTGGAAGTCAAGTCTCTTACTGATCATATAAATCTCTAATTTCTCTGATATGCTTGTTGTCTTCTAACAATGACAGTACTGCTGAAGTCTTGCTTTTTTCTTCTCATGCAAAATTCCACTTCCCACCTTGAACTCGTGCAGTTCCTTATGTTGCCACTGTATATTATTAAATACCATTTTTAACTTGCAAAAATAGATGGAAGTTGGTTCTGTTTTAAAGCTTGGAGCTGCAAATGTGCTTGTCCAAGTTTTGAATGCTATACTTTGTCATTATGCATGAAAACAATGTCTATATATTGAACTAACGGGAGTAAAGAAATGGAATCAGTCAGTCAACTGTTAGTTTTGGGACTGTTCCTAATCTTGCTGTTTCATAAGCAAAcgaaaattggaaactttactGAAGTTTTCTCAATAATGTTTGATTTgcaataatagagaagctttactCAGGATTTTAATGTATACTCGAgtcaaaataatttcatttttgaagAGTAAACTTTAAATCTTTAGTCTTGAACTTTGTCATGCAGATTTCAGAAGTTAAGAGAGATCATCCCTCATAGCGACCAAAAAAGAGATAAGGCGTCATTTTTGTTAGAGGTATATATGTatgttttgaaatattttatctaCTTTTATCTCATAATTAATCATAGAAATGACAAGTTATCAATGTCTATGCAGGTTATTGAGTATATTCAATTTCTACAAGACAAAGTGCAGAAATATGAAGGGCCATACCCAGGATGGAACCAGGAACTATCTAAGCCAATGCCATGGGTAAACTACAATCTCTTATTTGTTTCTGTATGCATCATTGCAGTATTCACATGACTTTCTAAATGTTTCTTTGAGATATTGAACCTAAGCTTTGGATACTTCTTGTCAGTAGTTATTGCTGCTTATGAATAAAAGACAGGTCTCAAAGAAATAAGTTGAATTAAAAATTGATGCTGGATTGAAAATCACTGGCTTAACTGAAGCATGCTAGATACGTTAATGGAAATCTAGTTGAGGTCTTAATTCTGACCCAAGTATGTAGGTCGGGCATACTTCATGGAAAGATTGGAAATTGCAGATATTCTACATTTGAGAATGCTTTAGTACTTCATTTGGTGATTCTTTCTGCTTCTATTGAACAGAGAAATCTCAGAGGTCCTGAAGACTTTATCAATTCTACTCAAGTCACGAATATTGGGTCAAATCCACTAATTCATGCAGCAAAACTTAATGAGAGCAAAGTTACTAGCTCTTCTGCACTAGCTATCAATGGGCAGCACCTAGAATCAGATGTAAGCAGTGCAGCAGCTTTTGGAGAAAAGGATCATCAGCCTGATATAACAGATAAAGCAGCATCAGTTCCTATGGCGCTGAGGCATGGAATATTTCCATTTGGAGGAACCAGCACTGCATCTGTACCACTCTCATCTACGCCTGCATCTGATATAGACAAAACGGCATCTCACCCGCAACATCAGTTTTGGCCCAGAGGATCATGTACGGCCGATAGCAATATAACT encodes:
- the LOC113742818 gene encoding transcription factor BIM1-like, whose translation is MELRQPRPFGTEGRKTTHDFLSLYSPVQQDPRPPQGGFLKTQDFLQPLEQGCKNDAKEEDKVEINDLEKPPPAASPSNIEHLLPGGIGTYSITYFNQRFLKPEGNVYMMAQASSTNINDENSNCSSYAGGGFTLWDESAVKKGKTGKENNAGDRAVLKEAEANVGAGQWRASAERPSQSSSNHKLNAATFSSLSTSKPSLAQRNQSFVNMITSAKSFQEEDDDDDDEEEFVIKKEPSSHPKGNLSVKVDGKSTDQKPSTPRSKHSATEQRRRSKINDRFQKLREIIPHSDQKRDKASFLLEVIEYIQFLQDKVQKYEGPYPGWNQELSKPMPWRNLRGPEDFINSTQVTNIGSNPLIHAAKLNESKVTSSSALAINGQHLESDVSSAAAFGEKDHQPDITDKAASVPMALRHGIFPFGGTSTASVPLSSTPASDIDKTASHPQHQFWPRGSCTADSNITDKLKDQELTIESGTISISSIYSQGLLSTLTQALQSSGIDLSQANISVQIDLGKRANGRVNSSASVIKDVDVPSCNQAMPRSIVTRAGEDSPGQALKRLKTSRS